One window from the genome of Populus alba chromosome 15, ASM523922v2, whole genome shotgun sequence encodes:
- the LOC118057549 gene encoding gamma carbonic anhydrase-like 2, mitochondrial, whose amino-acid sequence MATTLARIARQSLSTATNLSLNRHFVTEAAAASTASSKSITPSVDRVKWDYRGQRQIIPLGQWLPKVAVDAYVAPNVVLAGQVTVYDGASVWNGAVLRGDLNKITVGFSSNVQERCVVHAAWNSPTGLPAETSIERYVTIGAYSLLRSCTIEPECIIGQHSILMEGSLVETHSILEAGSVLPPGRRIPTGELWAGNPARFVRTLTHEEILEIPKLAVAINDLSKTHFSEFIPYSTVYLEVEKLKKKLGISV is encoded by the exons atggcaaccACCCTAGCAAGAATCGCTCGACAATCCCTATCCACGGCCACCAATCTCTCACTTAACCGTCACTTCGTGACGGAGGCGGCTGCGGCTTCGACAGCGTCTTCAAAATCGATAACGCCATCAGTAGATCGAGTGAAATGGGACTATCGAGGACAGAGGCAAATAATTCCGTTAGGTCAATGGCTACCGAAGGTAGCTGTGGATGCATACGTGGCACCAAATGTGGTACTTGCGGGTCAAGTTACTGTGTATGATGGAGCATCAGTTTGGAATGGAGCTGTCTTACGTGGCGATCTTAATAAGATCACCGTCGGTTTTAGCTCTAATGTTCAAGAACGGTGTGTCGTTCACGCTGCATGGAACTCTCCTACAg GACTGCCAGCAGAGACATCTATTGAAAGGTATGTTACCATTGGTGCATACAGTCTCCTGCGGTCCTGCACAATTGAGCCGGAGTGCATTATTGGGCAGCATTCTATCCTTATGGAAGGATCATTGGTGGAGACACACTCTATCCTGGAAGCTGGGTCTGTGCTTCCCCCAGGAAGGAGAATTCCAACAGGTGAACTTTGGGCAGGAAATCCAGCAAGGTTTGTCAGAACCCTGACCCATGAAGAGATACTAGAAATCCCTAAACTAGCTGTTGCAATTAATGATCTCAGCAAAACCCATTTCTCAGAGTTTATCCCGTACTCCACAGTATATTTAGAGGTTGAGAAGTTGAAGAAGAAGCTGGGGATTAGTGTTTGA